The sequence CGGAGATATCCATGACCACTCCCATGTCGTGCTCGATCAAGGCGATGGTGGTGCCGAACTCGTCGTTCACGTCGAGGATGAAGCGGCACATGTCCTCCTTCTCCTCGACATTCATGCCGGCCATCGGCTCGTCCAGAAGCAGGAGATCCGGCTCGGCGGCGAGCGCCCGGCCGAGCTCGACCCGCTTCTGCAATCCGTAGGGGAGCCGGCCGACCGGCGTCTTGCGGATGGCCTGGATCTGCAGGAAGTCGATGATGCGCTCGCAGACCTCGCGGTGCTGAATCTCCTCGCGCTTGGCCGGCCCGAGCCAGATCGCCTGCAGGAGGAGGCCGGCTCGCATCTTCAAGACCCGGCCGGTCATGATGTTGTCAAGGGTCGACATGCCGCGGAAGAGCGCGATGTTTTGGAAGGTGCGGGCGATTCCGAGCCGGGCCGCCTCATGTGGTCGCATGCGCCGGCGGGTCTCGCCCTTGTAGGTGATGCGGCCCTCTTGGGGATGATAGAAGCCGTTGATCACGTTCAGCATCGAGCTCTTGCCGGCGCCGTTCGGTCCGATGATGGCGCGGATCTCGCCTTTGCGGATGTCGAAGCTGACATCGCTCAAGGCCCTGATGCCGCCGAAGGAGAGGCCGATGTCCTCGATGGCGAGCAAGTTCTCGCCGATATGGCGCGGGCCGATGTGTCCGACCGGAGCGTCCATCACCCTGCCTTGCGCAAGGGCTCGGGCTCCGCCGGCGGGGCGGCGGCCGGCAGGCATTGCGCTTCGGCGATGCGGATCTCGGCCCGGCTCTTGCTTTTGCGGCCATCCTCGAAGGTGACGTCGGTCTCGATCGCCGCCCGCTCCCGGCTGGAATAGAGCCCGTCCACCAGCGGCTGGTAGCGCTCGGCGACGAAGCCGCGCCTAACCTTGCGGGTGCGGGTGAGCTCGCCGTCATCGGCGTCGAGCTCCTTGTGCAGGATGAGGAAGCGCTTGATCTGCGAGCCGGCGAGCGTGCGGTCGTGGGCGAGATCGGCGTTCACCGCTTCGATGCAGCCGCGCACCAAATCGTAGACCTGGCCCATGGCGGCCAGCTCCTGGTAGCTCGAATAGGCGATGCCGCGGCGCTCGGCCCAATCGCCGACCGCGCTCATGTCGATGTTGATCATCGCCGCCGCATGGTCGCGGCCATGGCCGAAGGCGACTGCTTCCTTGATGTGCGGGAAGAACTTGAGCTTGTTCTCGAGATATTTCGGGGCGAAGAGCGTGCCGTCGTTGAGCCGGCCGACGTCCTTCGAGCGGTCGATGATCTTCAAATGCCCGTCGGCATCGAAGAAGCCGGCATCGCCCGAATGCACCCAGCCGTCCTCCGCCTTCGCCTCCTGGGTCGCCCGCTCGTTCTTGTAGTAGGCGACGAACACGCCGGGCGAGCGGTACATGACCTCACCGGTGTCGGTGATCTTGATCTCCACCCCTTCGACCGGCGTGCCGACGGTGTCGGGCTTCACCTCGCCATCGGGCTGGATGCAGAGTGCCACCGAGGCCTCGGTCATGCCGTAGAGCTGCTTCACGTTGATGCCGAGCGAGCGGAAGAAATCGAAGATGTCGGGGCCGATCGCTTCGCCTGCGGTGTAGGCAAGGCGGATGCGGCTGAAGCCCAGCGTGTTCTTGAGCGGCCCATAGACCAGCACGTGGCCCACGCCGTAAAGCAAACGCTGCAGGAGCGAGACCGGCTTCTCGTCGATGATGCGCGTGCCGATCCGCCGCGCCAACGTCATGAAGTAGTGGAACAGGCGGCGCTTGATGTAAGAGGCGTCCTCCATGCGGATCATGACGGTCGTCAGAATGTTCTCGTAGATCCTGGGTGGGGCGAAGAAATAGGTGGGACCGAGCTCCCGAAGATCGGTCATCACCGTGGCGCCGCTCTCCGGGCAGCCGACGGCGAAGCCCGCGACATAGGCCTGACCGTAGGAGAAGACGTGGTCGCCGACCCAGGCCATCGGCAGGTAGGCCAGCGACTCCTCATGCTCGTTCAATCCCTCGCGCTCGATCCAGTTGAGCGAGGTCGCCATGATGTTGCGTTGCGACAGCATGACGCCCTTGGGCTGACCGGTGGTCCCCGACGTGTAGAGGATGATCGCCACATCCTCGGCCTTGCCCTTGGCGATCTCCTCCAGGAAGAAGCCGGGATGCGCCGCCTCGAATTTGCGCCCCTCCTCCTGCACCGAGGCATAGGAGCGTAGCTGCTCCTTCGGATAGTTCCTGAGGCCTCTCGGATCGGCATAGATTACGGCCTCGAGCAGCGGACAGCGCTCCTTGAGGCCGAGCAACTTGTCGACCTGCTCCTGATCCTCGGCGATGGCGAAGCGCGCCTCGCAATGGTCGAGCACGAACTGCATCTCGGTTGCGACCGCATCCTGGTAGACCGGCACCGGCACGCCGCCCAAGGCTTGCACCGCCGTGATCGCCCAATAGAGATGCGGCCGGTTGTCGCCGACGATCGCGAGCTTGTCGCCGCGACGGAAGCCCATGGCGGCCAGGCCTAAGGCAAGCCAGCGGACCTCGTCCAGCACTTGCGCCCAGGTCCAGGTCTGCCAAATGCCGAGGTCCTTCTCGCGGTTGGCGGCGCGGTCGGCGAAGACCTTGGCGTTGACCAGCAGCACCTTGGGGAAGGTATCCGCATTGGCAAGCCGCAGGCGCGCCGAGGACGATGCTGCGGCTTGACGGCGAGGACCGTGTTCGAGACCCACTGTCACCTCCCGGGTGGCGCCTGGACTTTTGTTTGCCGGTGCGGCTCAAATCCTTGGGCGACGCAAGGTCATTAGCACATGGAAAATACAGGTCAATTGCCTGGCCGGCCAGCGGAACCGAAGCCGGAGGTGCTGGCGCTGGGTCCGCATCGCCTAGCAATTAGGCAACTTCGGAACCAAGCCGCCGGCGCCGCGAGCGTAGGGCCGATCCTCCTCTTCCTGCATGAAGGTCTGGGATCAATCGGCCAATGGCGCGACGTGCCCGACGCGCTGGCCGAGGCGACCGGACTTCCCGCCTTGGTCTATGACAGAATCGGCCATGGCGCCTCCTCGCGGCTGGAAGGCAAGCGGCCGCCGGATTTCATGCAGCGCGAGGCCTGGGAGACCCTGCCTCTTCTTTTGGACCGGCTCGGCATCAGCCAAGTAGTGCCGATCGGTCACAGCGACGGCGGCACCATTGCCCTCTTCTTTGCGGCGGCGTTCCCCGAGCGCGTGCCGGGCGTGGTGACCGAGGCCGCGCATGTATTTGTGGAAGAGGAGACGCTGACCGGTATCCGGAAGGCGGTCGAGGCGTTCGAGACCGGTGATCTCAAGCCCCGGCTCCAGCGCTATCACGGCGAGAATACCGAGACGATGTTCCGCGGCTGGGCCGATGTGTGGCTCAGCGCCGGTTTCCGCGGCTTCTCCGCGCTCGCATCATTGCCGAAGATCGCCTGCCCCGCCCTGGTGCTGCAAGGCGTCGAGGACGAGTACGGCACCAAGGCGCAGGTCGAGGCGATTCGGTCCGGCATCGCCGGTCCGGTCGAAGCGCATCTCATTGCTAATTGCGGACACGCGCCCCATGCGCAGGCGCGCGCCAGCGTGCTGCCGCTGATCGCGGATTTCGTCCGGCGCGTCGTTGACGGCTAGGAGCGGAGCGACGGCGCCCCCTTCGCGGGCGCATGGTGCGCGTGCCAGTGCCGCGCGATGTCGATCCGACGGGCGAGCCAGACGCCATCATGGGCCGCCGCATGGTCGAGGAAGCGCTCGAGCGCCGCGATCCGGCCCGGACGCCCGACGAGCCGGCAGTGCAGGCCGATCGACAGCATCTTTGGCGTCTCCGCGCCTTCGGCGTAGAGCGTGTCGAAGGCGTCTCTGAGGTAACCGAAGAATTGATCGCCGGAGTTGAAGCCCTGGGGGGTGGCGAAGCGCATGTCGTTCGTGTCGAGAGTATAGGGAATGACCAGATGCGGCCCGCGCGGGCCCGCGATCCAAATGGGCAGATCGTCGGCATAGGAATCCGACGAGTAGAGAAAGCCGCCCTCTTCCATGACGAGCTTGAGGGTGTGGCCGGAGCAACGACCGGTGTACCAGCCGAGCGGCCGCTGGCCGGTGACTTCCGTGTGGATGCGGATCGCCTCGCCGAGATGGACGCGCTCCTCGCCCTCGGGCATGTCCTTGTAGTCGATCCACTTCAAGCCATGGCTGGCGATCTCCCAATCGGCCTCGCGCATCGCCGCCACCGCTTCGGGGTTGCGCGCGAGCGCGGTCGCCACGCCATAGACGGTGATCGGCACCTTACGCCGGGTGAAGAGCCGCCACAGCCGCCAAAAGCCGGCGCGCGAGCCATATTCGTAAACCGACTCCATGTTCGGGTTGCGCTGGCCCGGCCACGGCACCGCGCCGACGCTCTCGGAGAGGAAGGCCTCCGATGCGGCATCGCCGTGCAGGATGCAGTTCTCGCCGCCCTCTTCATAGTTGAGGACGAGTTGCACCGCGATGCGTGCCGCTCCCGGCCAGCCTGCCTGGGGCGGACGGCGCCCATAGCCCACGAGGTCGCGCGGATAAGCGGAAGGAGAGCTCAGAGCCACGGGTTCCTCCATTCCATGCGGTGCCTTGCTGCGTCCTCGATGGCCTTGTGGCGCGAGCCGAAAATTGTCCGGTGGCGCATCCTCGCTCAGCGCGTTCGCCGGAGAGGTTCGACGACGAGGCGGCGCGCCGCCGGCAACGACAGCCGCGCCAGCGCCTCGGCTTGCGCGAGGGCGGCCTGCAGCGAGTCGATCAGGGGAACCTTGAATTCCGGCTGCAACGCGGCGGCGAAGCCGGCAAGCGCCGCGCCGCCGATGATCACCACATCGGCGTGATGACGCTCGATCGCCTCGACGACCGCCGCCCGGAGCTGGCTCAGCGCCTCGTCGCGCTTGGACGCGAGATCGAGGGCTTGTCCCGGGAGGGCGAGGATGGCGCAAGAGCGACGCTCAAGGCCGGTTTGGCGCAGCAATTCGCCGAGCATTCCGGGCCAGCGCTCGCCGACCGTGACGATCGCGAAGCGGTCGCCGGACTGCAGCGCCGAGAGAACCGAAGCCTCGGCCATGCCGACGACCGGGAATGAATGCAGCTCGCGAACGGCGCCGATGCCCGGCTCGCCGAAACAGGCGAGGACGCAGGCATCGAATTGTCCGGGTGCATACGCATCGACCGCCCCTGCGACGGTTTCGAGGATCCCATGGGCGGCGATCGTCGCCTCCGCGCGCGAGGCGATGTAGCGGGGACCGACGCGTGGAGCGGCGGCGACGATGGTGTAGTCGGGGCGATAGAAGCGGCGTG comes from Pseudomonadota bacterium and encodes:
- a CDS encoding AMP-binding protein; protein product: MRLANADTFPKVLLVNAKVFADRAANREKDLGIWQTWTWAQVLDEVRWLALGLAAMGFRRGDKLAIVGDNRPHLYWAITAVQALGGVPVPVYQDAVATEMQFVLDHCEARFAIAEDQEQVDKLLGLKERCPLLEAVIYADPRGLRNYPKEQLRSYASVQEEGRKFEAAHPGFFLEEIAKGKAEDVAIILYTSGTTGQPKGVMLSQRNIMATSLNWIEREGLNEHEESLAYLPMAWVGDHVFSYGQAYVAGFAVGCPESGATVMTDLRELGPTYFFAPPRIYENILTTVMIRMEDASYIKRRLFHYFMTLARRIGTRIIDEKPVSLLQRLLYGVGHVLVYGPLKNTLGFSRIRLAYTAGEAIGPDIFDFFRSLGINVKQLYGMTEASVALCIQPDGEVKPDTVGTPVEGVEIKITDTGEVMYRSPGVFVAYYKNERATQEAKAEDGWVHSGDAGFFDADGHLKIIDRSKDVGRLNDGTLFAPKYLENKLKFFPHIKEAVAFGHGRDHAAAMINIDMSAVGDWAERRGIAYSSYQELAAMGQVYDLVRGCIEAVNADLAHDRTLAGSQIKRFLILHKELDADDGELTRTRKVRRGFVAERYQPLVDGLYSSRERAAIETDVTFEDGRKSKSRAEIRIAEAQCLPAAAPPAEPEPLRKAG
- a CDS encoding ABC transporter ATP-binding protein gives rise to the protein MPAGRRPAGGARALAQGRVMDAPVGHIGPRHIGENLLAIEDIGLSFGGIRALSDVSFDIRKGEIRAIIGPNGAGKSSMLNVINGFYHPQEGRITYKGETRRRMRPHEAARLGIARTFQNIALFRGMSTLDNIMTGRVLKMRAGLLLQAIWLGPAKREEIQHREVCERIIDFLQIQAIRKTPVGRLPYGLQKRVELGRALAAEPDLLLLDEPMAGMNVEEKEDMCRFILDVNDEFGTTIALIEHDMGVVMDISDRVVVLDYGRKIADGTPEEVKRDPKVIDAYLGVQH
- a CDS encoding alpha/beta hydrolase, which encodes MPGRPAEPKPEVLALGPHRLAIRQLRNQAAGAASVGPILLFLHEGLGSIGQWRDVPDALAEATGLPALVYDRIGHGASSRLEGKRPPDFMQREAWETLPLLLDRLGISQVVPIGHSDGGTIALFFAAAFPERVPGVVTEAAHVFVEEETLTGIRKAVEAFETGDLKPRLQRYHGENTETMFRGWADVWLSAGFRGFSALASLPKIACPALVLQGVEDEYGTKAQVEAIRSGIAGPVEAHLIANCGHAPHAQARASVLPLIADFVRRVVDG
- a CDS encoding aspartate/glutamate racemase family protein, with product MTAPLNILLVNGNTTEALTRELALSARRFYRPDYTIVAAAPRVGPRYIASRAEATIAAHGILETVAGAVDAYAPGQFDACVLACFGEPGIGAVRELHSFPVVGMAEASVLSALQSGDRFAIVTVGERWPGMLGELLRQTGLERRSCAILALPGQALDLASKRDEALSQLRAAVVEAIERHHADVVIIGGAALAGFAAALQPEFKVPLIDSLQAALAQAEALARLSLPAARRLVVEPLRRTR
- the puuE gene encoding allantoinase PuuE, which codes for MEEPVALSSPSAYPRDLVGYGRRPPQAGWPGAARIAVQLVLNYEEGGENCILHGDAASEAFLSESVGAVPWPGQRNPNMESVYEYGSRAGFWRLWRLFTRRKVPITVYGVATALARNPEAVAAMREADWEIASHGLKWIDYKDMPEGEERVHLGEAIRIHTEVTGQRPLGWYTGRCSGHTLKLVMEEGGFLYSSDSYADDLPIWIAGPRGPHLVIPYTLDTNDMRFATPQGFNSGDQFFGYLRDAFDTLYAEGAETPKMLSIGLHCRLVGRPGRIAALERFLDHAAAHDGVWLARRIDIARHWHAHHAPAKGAPSLRS